A single genomic interval of Helianthus annuus cultivar XRQ/B chromosome 6, HanXRQr2.0-SUNRISE, whole genome shotgun sequence harbors:
- the LOC110864897 gene encoding uncharacterized protein LOC110864897 — MELTSDSSVSAPLGLMQHSSSSDGCSSVGNGGVGCIVHTVTKFDTLAGVAIKYGVEVADVKRMNGLTTDLQMFARKSLQIPSPGRHPPSPVMTNGYHTQGQPSSQMTPPGHKYSDSFSPIGPLKLSSSPQRNISSSVSSLREYYGLPLSDRKGAREGFEMTQTNTPLGLHRKSKSEANGLSKIYKTGSVPVPNNKGAPGSDKSIEKLVRRRKSEVDLNNRTPEDLTANHTIAEPEPGAPNMVPLGSKDSSVAPAISGVRKSSSAPTFLPSETNNTSNTSPTPSSIWPISLLNFTADLQAMSIAAIASPLFDGLPKPTSGRKNKAARD, encoded by the exons ATGGAATTAACCTCAGATTCAAGTGTTTCAGCTCCGTTAGGGTTAATGCAGCATTCTTCATCTAGTGACGGTTGTTCAAGTGTCGGTAATGGTGGTGTCGGTTGTATTGTACACACTGTCACAAAGTTTGATACGCTTGCAGGTGTCGCTATCAAATATGGCGTTGAG GTGGCTGATGTCAAGCGGATGAATGGTCTTACGACCGATCTACAAATGTTTGCGCGTAAGTCGCTTCAGATACCATCACCTGGGAGGCATCCACCGTCTCCTGTAATGACAAATGGATATCATACTCAAGG ACAACCAAGCTCCCAGATGACGCCACCCGGCCATAAATATTCCGATTCATTTAGTCCAATCGGACCACTGAAATTATCATCTTCACCCCAAAGGAACATTTCATCTTCCGTCAGTTCTTTACGGGAGTATTATGGTCTTCCATTGAGTGATCGTAAAGGCGCCCGTGAAGGTTTCGAAATGACCCAAACTAACACGCCCCTTGGTCTTCACCGGAAGTCAAAAAGTGAAGCAAACGGGCTTTCCAAAATTTACAAAACGGGAAGCGTTCCTGTTCCAAACAACAAGGGAGCTCCTGGTTCTGATAAAAGCATTGAAAAGCTGGTAAGAAGGCGTAAATCAGAGGTGGACCTTAACAACCGCACGCCAGAAGACCTGACAGCTAACCATACAATCGCTGAACCCGAACCAGGTGCACCCAACATGGTTCCATTAGGTTCCAAAGATTCATCAGTGGCTCCGGCTATAAGTGGAGTGAGGAAGTCTTCAAGTGCACCAACTTTTCTACCGTCGGAGACTAACAACACTAGTAATACCAGCCCGACTCCATCATCAATTTGGCCAATTTCTTTGTTGAATTTTACGGCCGATCTTCAAGCTATGTCCATAGCAGCCATAGCAAGTCCGCTCTTTGATGGGTTGCCAAAGCCAACGAGCGGGCGGAAGAACAAGGCGGCTCGTGATTAG
- the LOC110864896 gene encoding photosystem II stability/assembly factor HCF136, chloroplastic has protein sequence MVTAAKLLPDSVTPSSLLNSLFNHHPHPPATFSHSRSFQQPHRTFNTIRASALNRRDFIADTAAAAAALSLTGLDSGTSIAKADVLSEWERVLLPIDPGVVLLDIAFVPDDPSHGFLLGTRQTLLETKDGGNTWVSRSISSAEDEDFNYRFNAISFKGKEGWIVGKPAILLHTADSGDSWERIPLSAELPGDMVYIKATGENSAEMVTDEGAIYVTANRGYNWKAAVQETVSATLNRTVSSGISGASYYTGTFNTVNRSPEGNYVAVSSRGNFYLTWEPGQPYWQPHNRAVARRIQNMGWRADGGLWLLVRGGGLYLSKGTGITEEFEEIPVQSRGFGILDVGYRSKEEAWAAGGSGVLLKTTNSGKSWSRDKAADNIAANLYSVKFINDRQGFVLGNDGVLLKYLG, from the exons atggtgactGCTGCTAAGCTCTTACCTGATTCCGTTACACCTTCATCTCTCCTAAATTCTCTATTCAATCATCATCCTCATCCTCCTGCTACTTTTTCACATTCTCGAAGCTTCCAACAGCCTCACCGGACCTTTAACACCATCAGAGCTTCTGCACTCAACCGTCGGGACTTCATTGCCGACACCGCCGCAGCCGCCGCCGCGCTTTCACTTACTGGATTGGACAGTGGAACCTCTATTGCTAAAGCTGATGTGCTTTCTGAATGGGAGAGAGTTTTGCTTCCGATTGATCCCGGTGTCGTACTCCTTGACATCGCTTTTGTCCCCGATGATCCTTCTCACG GTTTTCTGTTGGGGACAAGACAAACTCTTTTAGAGACCAAAGACGGGGGCAACACGTGGGTTTCCCGCTCAATATCTTCAGCTGAAGATGAAGATTTTAACTACAGGTTTAATGCCATAAGTTTCAAGGGAAAAGAAGGATGGATTGTTGGAAAACCAGCAATTCTGTTACATACAGCAGACTCTGGAGACAGTTGGGAACGTataccattaagtgctgaactccCCGGAGACATG GTGTATATAAAGGCAACGGGAGAAAATAGTGCAGAGATGGTAACTGACGAAGGTGCTATATATGTTACAGCAAACAGAGGTTACAACTGGAAAGCGGCAGTACAAGAAACCGTTTCAGCTACTCTAAATAG AACAGTTTCTAGTGGTATTAGTGGTGCTAGTTACTACACAGGCACCTTCAATACTGTGAACCGGTCACCTGAAGGAAATTACGTTGCTGTTTCGAGTCGCGGTAACTTCTACCTGACTTGGGAACCGGGGCAG CCGTACTGGCAACCGCATAATAGGGCAGTTGCAAGAAGAATCCAAAACATGGGTTGGAGAGCAGATGGTGGACTTTGGCTGCTTGTGCGTGGTGGTGGTCTTTATCTCAGCAAAGGCACAGGG ATAACTGAGGAGTTCGAAGAAATTCCAGTACAGAGTCGTGGTTTTGGTATTCTTGACGTTGGTTACAGGTCAAAG GAAGAAGCTTGGGCAGCTGGAGGAAGTGGGGTCCTTCTGAAAACTACAAACAGCGGAAAGTCATGGAGTCGTGATAAAGCGGCTGATAATATTGCTGCCAATCTTTACTCGGTAAA GTTTATCAACGACAGACAAGGATTCGTGCTAGGAAATGATGGAGTCTTGCTAAAGTATCTTGGATAG